Proteins from one Bacteroides zhangwenhongii genomic window:
- a CDS encoding AAA family ATPase has translation MEMYKQVVLDLVDCISVGTYERRQVFLLSLLCSFAGESIFLLGAPGVAKSMIARRMKLIFYKATAFEYLMNRFSTPDEIFGPVSIQKLKDEDKYERIVSGYLPTADIIFLDEIWKAGPSIQNALLTVLNEKIYRNGDKEIQLPVKLVIAASNELPVQGEGLEALWDRFLLRYVVENIRDKNLFYEMITSIQDDSCNIIINQPLTETLYYQWKKDCLEVKVSPIIRDIINEIRDKIEKENQLDVQSADLYISDRRWKKSIHLMRVCALLNDRKEIDFTDCFLLEYILWNDKSQILLVKKIVKESITKVLLQSYIDLYQKSKKEIDSYHKYIKGIIKKKGAPAPNSIIIIDGLFYKISDVKLHQILIPIALYNKLSSQNEQAKFQQNGIYRQLTLVSDYNYRVLPDVLIRKEKNGCLVINEQEYPLERYASLPIINHYASKAYNALLEKREEVDELKKKLIYDIKEWNGSIEYNIFSTDNWKLVGAIEFVTLIGELSATIFEIENGEE, from the coding sequence ATGGAAATGTATAAGCAAGTTGTATTGGATTTGGTAGACTGTATATCTGTTGGTACGTATGAGCGTCGACAGGTGTTTTTATTATCCTTGCTGTGTTCTTTTGCCGGAGAAAGTATTTTTTTGTTAGGTGCTCCTGGTGTAGCCAAGAGTATGATAGCTCGGCGAATGAAACTTATATTTTATAAGGCAACGGCATTTGAATATTTAATGAACCGTTTCAGCACTCCTGATGAAATATTTGGTCCTGTCTCTATTCAGAAATTGAAAGATGAAGACAAGTATGAACGCATAGTGTCTGGTTATCTTCCTACTGCTGATATTATATTTTTAGATGAAATATGGAAAGCCGGTCCTTCAATACAGAATGCGCTTCTTACTGTGTTGAATGAAAAAATATACCGGAATGGAGATAAGGAAATCCAATTGCCTGTAAAACTAGTGATTGCTGCCAGCAATGAACTACCAGTGCAAGGAGAAGGATTAGAAGCATTATGGGATAGATTTCTACTCCGATATGTAGTGGAGAATATACGAGATAAAAATCTTTTTTATGAGATGATAACCTCCATACAAGATGATAGCTGTAATATCATTATAAATCAACCGTTGACAGAAACGCTTTATTATCAATGGAAAAAGGATTGCTTGGAAGTAAAAGTAAGTCCTATAATCAGGGATATTATAAATGAAATCAGAGATAAGATAGAAAAAGAAAATCAATTGGATGTCCAGTCTGCAGATTTGTATATATCAGATCGACGTTGGAAAAAGAGTATTCATTTGATGCGTGTATGTGCGTTATTGAATGATCGGAAAGAAATTGATTTCACTGATTGTTTCTTATTAGAATATATTTTATGGAATGATAAATCACAAATATTGCTTGTGAAAAAAATTGTGAAGGAGTCTATAACGAAGGTATTATTGCAATCTTATATTGATTTATATCAAAAGTCTAAGAAGGAAATAGACAGCTACCATAAATATATAAAAGGTATTATAAAAAAGAAGGGGGCACCGGCACCCAATAGTATAATAATTATAGATGGATTATTTTATAAAATCAGTGATGTAAAATTGCATCAAATACTTATTCCAATTGCACTTTATAATAAGTTGTCTAGTCAGAATGAACAGGCAAAATTCCAGCAGAATGGGATATATCGGCAACTAACACTAGTCTCTGATTATAATTATCGTGTCTTGCCAGATGTGTTAATCAGAAAGGAGAAAAATGGTTGTTTAGTGATTAATGAACAAGAATATCCGTTGGAACGCTATGCTAGTTTACCGATTATTAATCATTATGCATCAAAAGCTTATAATGCTTTGTTGGAAAAAAGAGAAGAGGTCGATGAACTTAAAAAGAAGCTTATATATGATATTAAGGAATGGAATGGAAGTATTGAGTATAATATATTCAGTACTGATAATTGGAAATTGGTAGGAGCTATAGAATTTGTGACATTGATAGGAGAGCTTTCTGCTACTATTTTTGAGATAGAAAATGGAGAGGAGTGA
- a CDS encoding HU family DNA-binding protein, whose product MSILYKTTRFADTFTGNKETNVRVQLLSWDTLDTKAFVEYLADKNNLSKGDAYKNLTMVLEGIEAVLKNGNILNLDDFGSFSLNGSFCKDKQPDENHRAESIEIKNVIFKAEKQLKKRIATAGFEKYNPERHNKRKY is encoded by the coding sequence GTGAGCATACTTTATAAAACAACCCGTTTTGCAGATACCTTTACAGGTAACAAAGAAACGAACGTACGCGTACAGCTCCTGTCATGGGATACATTGGACACCAAAGCCTTCGTTGAGTACCTGGCGGACAAGAACAATCTATCGAAAGGGGATGCATACAAAAATCTTACTATGGTATTGGAAGGTATAGAAGCTGTTCTGAAAAACGGAAACATCCTCAATTTGGACGACTTCGGCAGTTTCTCACTGAACGGCAGTTTCTGCAAGGACAAACAACCCGATGAAAATCATCGGGCGGAATCCATAGAAATAAAGAATGTTATATTCAAAGCTGAAAAACAACTGAAGAAACGTATAGCAACGGCCGGATTTGAAAAGTACAATCCCGAAAGACACAACAAACGCAAATACTAG
- a CDS encoding cell division protein ZapA, whose translation MSDNIIRINLHMADACYPVFINPENEEIVRAAAKQVNTILGEYRKKWGHLNLEPEKIIVMVAYQFSLEKLQLLQRNDTAPYTEKVKELTELLEDYFKKE comes from the coding sequence ATGAGCGATAATATAATAAGAATAAACCTGCATATGGCAGATGCGTGTTATCCGGTATTTATCAATCCAGAGAATGAGGAGATAGTACGGGCGGCCGCCAAGCAGGTTAATACCATACTTGGTGAGTACCGGAAAAAATGGGGGCATCTGAATTTGGAACCGGAAAAAATTATAGTTATGGTAGCCTATCAGTTCTCATTAGAGAAACTGCAATTGTTGCAACGTAATGATACCGCTCCCTATACGGAAAAGGTAAAAGAACTGACTGAATTGCTGGAGGATTATTTCAAGAAAGAATAA
- the rny gene encoding ribonuclease Y yields the protein MIVIIATAIACFIVGGVLSYILFRYALKSKYDNVLKEAETEAEVIKKNKLLEVKEKFLNKKADLEKEVALRNQKIQQAENKLKQREMVLGQRQEEIQRKKMEAEAVKENLEAQLVIVDKKKEELDKLQQQEIEKLEAISGLSAEEAKERLVESLKEEAKTQAQSYINDIMDDAKLTANKEAKRIVVQSIQRVATETAIENSVTVFHIESDEIKGRIIGREGRNIRALEAATGVEIVVDDTPEAIVLSAFDPVRREVARLALHQLVTDGRIHPARIEEVVAKVRKQVEEEIIETGKRTTIDLGIHGLHPELIRIIGKMKYRSSYGQNLLQHARETANLCAVMASELGLNPKKAKRAGLLHDIGKVPDEEPELPHALLGMKLAEKYKEKPDICNAIGAHHDETEMTSLLAPIVQVCDAISGARPGARREIVEAYIKRLNDLEQLAMSYPGVTKTYAIQAGRELRVIVGADKIDDKQTENLSGEIAKKIQDEMTYPGQVKITVIRETRAVSFAK from the coding sequence ATGATAGTAATAATAGCAACAGCAATTGCTTGCTTCATCGTAGGTGGAGTACTCTCGTACATACTGTTCAGGTATGCTTTAAAGTCCAAATACGACAATGTCCTGAAAGAAGCAGAAACGGAAGCGGAAGTAATTAAGAAGAACAAGCTGCTGGAAGTGAAGGAGAAATTCCTGAACAAGAAAGCAGATCTTGAAAAAGAGGTAGCACTCAGAAATCAAAAGATTCAGCAAGCGGAAAACAAGCTGAAACAACGCGAAATGGTACTCGGACAGCGCCAGGAAGAAATTCAACGCAAGAAGATGGAAGCCGAAGCTGTCAAAGAGAATCTGGAAGCGCAACTTGTCATTGTAGACAAGAAAAAAGAAGAACTTGACAAACTGCAACAGCAGGAAATCGAGAAGTTGGAAGCAATCTCCGGATTGTCCGCCGAAGAGGCTAAAGAACGCCTGGTGGAATCATTGAAAGAGGAAGCTAAAACACAAGCCCAGTCCTATATCAACGACATCATGGATGATGCGAAACTGACTGCTAACAAGGAAGCGAAACGTATCGTAGTACAGTCTATCCAACGGGTAGCTACAGAAACGGCTATTGAGAATTCCGTTACAGTATTCCATATCGAGTCGGATGAAATCAAAGGACGTATTATCGGACGTGAAGGTCGCAATATCCGTGCATTGGAAGCTGCTACCGGCGTTGAAATCGTTGTTGACGATACTCCGGAAGCGATTGTTCTTTCCGCTTTCGACCCGGTTCGCCGTGAAGTAGCCCGTCTGGCTCTCCATCAGTTGGTAACCGACGGACGTATCCACCCTGCCCGTATTGAAGAGGTAGTGGCAAAAGTACGCAAACAAGTGGAAGAAGAAATTATCGAAACCGGTAAACGTACAACAATTGACTTGGGTATCCACGGTCTGCATCCTGAATTAATCCGCATTATAGGTAAGATGAAATATCGTTCTTCATACGGTCAGAACCTTTTGCAACACGCACGCGAAACTGCCAATCTTTGTGCGGTGATGGCTTCGGAGCTGGGATTGAACCCGAAGAAAGCTAAACGCGCAGGTTTGTTGCACGATATAGGTAAAGTGCCCGACGAAGAGCCGGAATTGCCGCACGCATTGCTAGGTATGAAGCTTGCGGAAAAGTATAAGGAGAAACCGGATATCTGCAACGCTATCGGTGCCCACCATGACGAAACGGAAATGACTAGTTTACTCGCTCCTATCGTACAGGTTTGTGACGCCATCTCAGGTGCACGTCCGGGTGCTCGCCGTGAAATCGTAGAGGCGTATATCAAACGTCTGAACGATCTTGAACAGTTAGCTATGTCTTATCCGGGTGTGACAAAGACGTATGCTATTCAGGCCGGTCGTGAACTTCGCGTTATCGTAGGTGCGGACAAGATTGACGACAAACAGACTGAAAACCTGTCCGGTGAAATCGCCAAGAAGATTCAGGATGAAATGACTTATCCGGGGCAAGTGAAGATCACTGTTATTCGTGAGACACGTGCGGTTAGCTTCGCTAAATAA
- a CDS encoding copper homeostasis protein CutC, with translation MKEYQFEVCANSVESCLAAQTGGANRVELCAGIPEGGTTPSYGEIAMARKVLNTARLHVIIRPRGGDFLYSPLETKIMLEDIEIARHLGVDGVVFGCLTANGDIDTVAMKELMEASHGLSVTFHRAFDVCRNPDEALEQIIELGCERILTSGQQPTAEQGIPLLKKLHRQAAGRITLLAGCGVNEKNISRIAGETGIQEFHFSARESIPSGMKYKNESVSMGGTVHIDEYERNVTTARRVMATIHECSSSVARQDR, from the coding sequence ATGAAAGAGTATCAATTCGAGGTCTGTGCCAATTCCGTAGAAAGTTGCCTGGCAGCTCAGACAGGAGGCGCCAATCGGGTAGAACTATGTGCAGGTATTCCGGAAGGCGGGACTACTCCTTCTTACGGAGAAATAGCAATGGCACGTAAAGTTTTGAACACTGCTCGCCTGCACGTTATTATCCGTCCACGAGGCGGAGACTTTCTTTACTCTCCCTTAGAAACAAAGATAATGCTGGAAGATATAGAGATAGCCCGCCATTTGGGAGTGGATGGAGTGGTTTTCGGATGTCTGACGGCAAACGGAGATATTGATACTGTTGCCATGAAAGAATTGATGGAAGCTTCGCATGGATTATCCGTCACTTTCCATCGTGCTTTTGATGTCTGTCGCAATCCCGATGAAGCATTGGAACAGATTATAGAACTGGGATGCGAACGGATTCTGACCTCCGGTCAACAACCTACAGCCGAACAAGGTATTCCTCTACTCAAAAAACTACACCGTCAAGCCGCAGGAAGAATCACCTTACTCGCCGGATGTGGCGTAAATGAAAAGAACATCTCCCGCATTGCCGGAGAAACCGGAATACAGGAGTTTCATTTCTCTGCCCGCGAAAGCATTCCAAGCGGGATGAAGTATAAGAATGAATCGGTATCTATGGGCGGAACCGTACATATCGACGAATACGAACGAAATGTAACTACCGCCCGGAGAGTAATGGCTACAATCCACGAATGTTCTTCATCAGTTGCTCGCCAAGACCGATAG
- a CDS encoding transglutaminase domain-containing protein — MKTLLRFLFIFFFSAVIFSCSESHFLKEESYRRQVFQDLEQKQQALPNGDLFAIFSDTTLTLAEREALMFLYAYMPIGDITDYPGEYYLKTIRLSAQTRSEMPWGKTVPDELYRHFVLPVRVNNESLDESREVFYGELKDRVEGLSMKEAILEVNHWCHEKVVYRPSDARTSSPLATVRSAYGRCGEESTFTVAALRSVGIPARQVYTPRWAHTDDNHAWVEAWADGKWYFLGACEPEPVLNLGWFNAPASRGMLMHTKVFGRYNGPEEVMLETANYTEINITANYAPTAQAVVTVTDTDGQPVSGAKVDFKIYNYAEFYTVATKYTDVAGQVSLSAGQGDMLVWVSKKGKFNFSKLSFGKQTALSLVLDKKEGDIFAVDIDMVPPVENASLPEVTQEQRTGNDHRLAQEDSIRNSYVATFPNVAQVDSVISGLKCKMHSSYKKDLRSFIIDSRGNYDVLIRFIKEADRQGKLLKGVALLAIITEKDRRDISYEVLMDHLMNTEDDADFLYDCVLGVCFDCDLTKVTHVLSPRISTETLTPYKSFFQSKFAKAEIDSFRASPQTLVEWVGDRIIIDEKNNSQHIPISPEGVWRSRVADSYSRDLFFVALARSMGIPAYMREQDGCAGYVIPPVSDYDVDNKFVKADFDKKEGVTVYEGLYQLYDGDKPMYRDDRAKYYSKFTISKIENGMPELINYDERFPERTAGMVDAGYYLLVTGTRLADGGVLARVSSFMLPAYTAPYFEFTKVPYHLRESGERVAVIGNFNSESLFTPVKGIEEQNVALSEKQSLLRACGRGYFVVGILASGQEPTNHALRDISALKTDLEKWGRKMVLLFPDEAQCRKFLPSEFPELPSTVTYGIDTEGIYEQIAENMKLKHKNNLPVFIIADTFNRVVFVSQGYTIGLGEQLMKNIRGL; from the coding sequence ATGAAAACACTTCTCCGCTTTCTGTTTATTTTCTTTTTCTCTGCTGTAATATTTTCTTGCAGTGAATCCCATTTTCTGAAAGAAGAATCATATCGTCGACAGGTCTTTCAGGATTTAGAACAGAAACAACAAGCTCTGCCTAACGGTGATTTGTTCGCAATTTTCTCGGACACTACTTTAACTCTTGCCGAACGTGAAGCTTTGATGTTTCTTTATGCTTATATGCCGATAGGAGATATTACGGATTATCCGGGAGAATATTATTTGAAAACTATCCGCCTTTCCGCTCAGACGCGTAGTGAAATGCCTTGGGGAAAGACGGTTCCTGATGAATTGTACCGGCATTTCGTATTGCCTGTCCGGGTGAATAATGAGAGTCTGGATGAATCCCGTGAAGTGTTTTATGGAGAATTGAAGGACAGGGTAGAAGGACTTTCTATGAAGGAGGCAATCTTGGAGGTCAATCATTGGTGTCATGAGAAAGTGGTGTATCGTCCGAGTGACGCGCGTACCAGCTCACCATTGGCTACAGTGAGATCTGCGTACGGCCGTTGCGGAGAGGAATCTACTTTCACGGTTGCAGCATTACGTTCTGTCGGGATTCCGGCGCGGCAGGTATATACTCCCCGTTGGGCTCATACGGATGATAATCATGCTTGGGTAGAGGCTTGGGCGGATGGAAAATGGTACTTTCTCGGTGCTTGTGAGCCGGAACCTGTGTTGAATCTGGGATGGTTTAATGCGCCTGCAAGTCGGGGTATGTTGATGCATACAAAGGTATTCGGGCGTTATAATGGGCCGGAAGAGGTTATGCTTGAGACTGCAAATTACACAGAGATTAATATAACTGCAAATTATGCACCGACGGCACAGGCTGTAGTAACAGTGACTGATACGGACGGTCAACCGGTGTCCGGTGCTAAAGTTGATTTTAAGATATATAATTATGCTGAGTTTTATACGGTCGCTACTAAATATACCGACGTTGCGGGGCAAGTTTCATTGAGTGCCGGACAAGGAGATATGCTGGTTTGGGTTTCAAAAAAAGGGAAATTCAACTTTTCGAAACTTTCTTTCGGTAAGCAGACGGCACTTTCATTGGTACTTGATAAGAAGGAGGGAGATATATTTGCGGTTGATATAGATATGGTTCCTCCTGTGGAAAACGCATCTTTACCTGAAGTGACACAGGAACAACGTACAGGGAACGATCATAGGTTGGCGCAGGAAGACTCTATCCGTAATAGTTATGTAGCTACATTTCCTAACGTTGCGCAGGTTGATTCTGTGATATCCGGGTTAAAATGTAAGATGCACTCGAGTTATAAAAAGGATTTACGTTCATTTATTATTGATTCACGCGGCAATTATGATGTACTGATTCGATTTATAAAGGAAGCGGACCGGCAAGGAAAATTGTTGAAAGGAGTAGCTTTATTGGCTATCATAACAGAGAAAGACCGCCGTGATATTTCGTATGAGGTATTAATGGATCATTTGATGAATACGGAAGATGATGCCGATTTTTTATATGATTGCGTTTTAGGTGTTTGCTTTGATTGCGATTTGACTAAAGTTACCCATGTTCTTAGTCCGCGTATTTCAACAGAGACGCTGACACCCTATAAATCCTTTTTCCAGTCGAAGTTTGCGAAGGCGGAAATAGATTCTTTCCGTGCTTCTCCTCAAACATTGGTAGAATGGGTAGGTGACCGCATTATAATTGATGAAAAAAATAACTCACAACATATTCCTATTTCTCCGGAAGGTGTCTGGCGTTCACGGGTAGCGGATTCTTATTCACGGGATCTGTTTTTTGTAGCATTGGCACGAAGTATGGGAATTCCTGCTTATATGAGAGAGCAGGATGGATGTGCCGGTTATGTGATTCCTCCGGTTTCGGATTATGACGTTGACAATAAGTTTGTAAAAGCGGATTTTGATAAGAAGGAGGGAGTGACGGTTTATGAGGGACTTTATCAACTATATGATGGAGACAAACCAATGTATCGTGATGATAGGGCTAAATATTACAGTAAATTTACTATCTCCAAAATAGAAAACGGAATGCCGGAGTTGATAAACTATGATGAAAGATTTCCGGAAAGAACTGCGGGGATGGTAGATGCAGGATATTATTTATTAGTTACCGGCACGAGATTGGCCGATGGTGGTGTATTGGCAAGAGTTTCTTCTTTTATGTTACCGGCATATACGGCACCTTATTTTGAATTTACGAAAGTTCCTTATCATTTGCGTGAATCGGGCGAACGTGTAGCGGTGATCGGAAACTTCAACTCGGAATCGCTGTTTACTCCGGTGAAAGGAATAGAAGAACAGAACGTGGCTCTTTCAGAAAAGCAGAGTCTGTTGCGAGCCTGTGGACGTGGTTACTTCGTTGTAGGAATCCTGGCTTCGGGGCAGGAGCCTACCAATCATGCTCTGCGTGATATTTCCGCTTTAAAGACAGACTTGGAAAAGTGGGGGCGGAAAATGGTTCTGTTATTTCCGGATGAGGCTCAATGCCGGAAGTTTCTTCCGTCGGAATTTCCGGAATTGCCCTCTACTGTTACGTATGGCATAGATACAGAGGGCATTTACGAACAGATTGCAGAGAATATGAAATTGAAACATAAGAATAATTTGCCCGTATTTATTATTGCCGACACATTCAATCGGGTAGTCTTTGTCTCGCAAGGATATACTATCGGTCTTGGCGAGCAACTGATGAAGAACATTCGTGGATTGTAG
- a CDS encoding C1 family peptidase encodes MKKLLMSVAVLLLAATTFAQTPGYEFTTIVSHKTTPVKDQASTGTCWCFAAASFMESELLRMGKGEYDLSEMFIVRQKYMNQMEDNYLRRGKGNIGEGSLAHTFKNAYKQVGIVPEEAYSGLINGNTDHNHGALCRYFKALVDANIASKKRTPQYYSLIDNLFDTYLGKLPEKFTYKGKEYTPQSFTESLGLNMDNYIELTSFTHKPYYETFSPEVPDNWENQPMYNLPLDELIEAIDYALNKGYTVCWDGDVSEQGFSFKNGIAINPQVEDIKDYSTTDRARFEEMPKYQRLDEVFKFEHPYPEIKVTPEIRQEGYEKFVTTDDHLMHITGIAKDQNGTKYYITKNSWGADGNKFGGYLNMSESYVRAKTICVMVHKDSLPKELRKKLGIN; translated from the coding sequence ATGAAGAAACTATTGATGTCGGTTGCAGTACTTTTATTAGCCGCAACCACCTTTGCACAAACACCCGGTTATGAATTCACAACCATCGTATCGCACAAAACGACTCCCGTCAAGGACCAGGCTTCCACCGGAACCTGCTGGTGCTTTGCCGCCGCTTCTTTTATGGAATCCGAATTACTTCGTATGGGAAAGGGGGAATACGACCTCTCGGAAATGTTTATTGTCCGCCAAAAATATATGAACCAAATGGAAGACAACTACCTCCGCCGGGGCAAAGGAAACATTGGAGAAGGAAGTCTGGCACATACTTTCAAAAATGCCTATAAACAAGTGGGGATCGTACCTGAAGAAGCCTATTCCGGTCTGATCAATGGTAATACGGATCATAATCACGGAGCATTATGCCGCTACTTCAAAGCTTTGGTCGATGCCAATATCGCTTCCAAGAAACGTACACCACAGTATTATTCACTGATTGATAATCTATTCGATACGTATCTGGGCAAACTACCGGAGAAGTTCACTTATAAAGGAAAAGAATATACACCGCAGTCTTTCACTGAAAGTCTGGGACTGAACATGGATAATTATATCGAGTTGACCAGTTTTACCCACAAACCTTATTATGAAACTTTCTCACCGGAAGTACCCGATAATTGGGAAAACCAGCCAATGTATAACCTCCCTCTGGATGAATTGATAGAAGCCATCGACTATGCACTAAACAAGGGGTATACCGTATGTTGGGATGGGGACGTCAGCGAACAAGGTTTCTCTTTTAAGAACGGAATTGCCATCAATCCGCAAGTGGAAGATATAAAAGACTACTCCACTACCGACCGTGCCCGTTTTGAAGAGATGCCTAAATATCAACGTCTGGATGAAGTTTTTAAGTTTGAACATCCTTATCCGGAAATCAAGGTAACACCGGAAATCCGTCAAGAAGGCTACGAGAAATTTGTAACGACAGATGACCATTTAATGCACATCACCGGTATTGCCAAAGACCAAAACGGCACTAAATACTATATAACTAAAAACTCTTGGGGAGCGGACGGTAATAAATTCGGGGGATATCTTAATATGTCCGAAAGCTATGTACGCGCTAAAACAATCTGCGTCATGGTACACAAAGACTCCCTGCCGAAAGAATTGAGAAAGAAACTCGGAATCAACTAA
- a CDS encoding DUF4627 domain-containing protein — protein MKKVVFAGLLAIAGVSVSAQNLIKNEKFATEVTNKVTNPNKATAGEWFIMNNEADGATTIAWEQTGDAKYPNAMKIDNSGAAKNISWYKAFLGQRVTDGLQKGIYVLTFYAKAKEAGTPVSVYIKQTNEEKNDNGKYNTTFFMRRDYDADSQPNASGAQYNFKIKDADKWTKVVVYYDMGQVVNAISSKKANADLEVSDTDDDAAILKDCYVAILAQNKGGVVEISDVTLRKK, from the coding sequence ATGAAAAAAGTAGTATTTGCCGGCCTTTTGGCTATTGCAGGAGTAAGCGTAAGCGCTCAGAATCTGATTAAAAACGAGAAATTCGCAACAGAAGTAACGAACAAGGTGACCAATCCGAATAAGGCGACAGCCGGTGAATGGTTCATCATGAATAATGAAGCTGACGGTGCAACTACCATTGCTTGGGAACAGACGGGTGATGCCAAATATCCTAATGCCATGAAGATAGACAACTCCGGAGCTGCAAAGAACATTTCCTGGTACAAGGCTTTCTTGGGACAGCGTGTTACAGACGGGTTGCAGAAAGGTATCTATGTCCTTACTTTTTATGCGAAAGCAAAAGAAGCCGGTACTCCGGTAAGTGTATATATCAAGCAGACGAATGAAGAAAAGAATGATAATGGCAAGTACAATACCACCTTCTTTATGCGTCGTGATTATGATGCTGATTCTCAACCGAATGCTTCGGGAGCACAGTACAACTTCAAAATTAAGGATGCAGACAAATGGACGAAAGTGGTAGTTTATTACGACATGGGACAAGTTGTGAACGCTATCAGCAGTAAGAAAGCAAATGCTGATTTGGAAGTATCTGATACGGATGATGACGCTGCTATCTTGAAAGACTGCTATGTAGCTATTCTTGCTCAGAATAAAGGTGGCGTTGTAGAAATCAGTGATGTCACATTAAGAAAGAAATAA